Proteins found in one Polyangiaceae bacterium genomic segment:
- a CDS encoding DUF2202 domain-containing protein, translating into MKFSLLLVASLGLATAACGSDSQSDPASGTGGSAGVSGTGGGAGTGSGAGFGGSAGVVGTTVADDLTFLREEEKLARDVYLTLYDTWKLMPHQNISKSEQTHMDSVKVVLDTYGLEDPVKDDTVGVFTSSELAKLYTDLVALGNGSEVDSLRAGATIEDLDIRDIEAMRASATEADVLSMYDSLQCGSRNHMRSFYSQLQQRGETYEAQYITAQELADIVGSAKETCNQ; encoded by the coding sequence ATGAAATTCTCCCTCCTTCTTGTCGCATCCCTTGGCCTCGCGACCGCAGCGTGCGGCAGTGACTCCCAATCCGACCCAGCCAGCGGCACTGGCGGCAGCGCCGGCGTTTCCGGCACCGGAGGCGGTGCCGGTACTGGAAGCGGTGCCGGCTTTGGAGGCAGCGCCGGCGTCGTGGGCACTACCGTCGCAGACGACCTCACCTTCCTGAGAGAAGAAGAGAAGCTCGCGCGGGACGTGTACCTGACGCTGTACGACACCTGGAAGCTCATGCCGCACCAGAACATCTCCAAGTCCGAGCAGACGCACATGGACAGCGTGAAGGTCGTGCTCGACACCTACGGCTTGGAAGATCCGGTGAAGGACGACACCGTCGGCGTTTTCACGAGCTCCGAGCTGGCGAAGCTGTACACGGACCTGGTCGCCCTCGGCAACGGCAGCGAGGTCGACTCACTGCGCGCCGGCGCCACCATCGAGGATCTCGACATCCGCGACATCGAGGCCATGAGGGCCAGCGCCACGGAGGCCGACGTCCTGTCCATGTACGACTCGCTTCAGTGCGGCTCCCGCAATCACATGCGCTCCTTCTACTCACAGCTGCAGCAGCGCGGCGAGACGTACGAAGCGCAGTACATCACCGCTCAAGAGCTGGCCGACATCGTCGGGTCCGCGAAGGAGACCTGCAACCAGTAG
- a CDS encoding archease — MAERLHLPQPFEELDHTADAGVLVHGQSAEQTLARLVLALSAVLTGGGAVSAERDLTVQVERGDRAAMAVDVLRELLFRFECEMVVPESCAVTRFDPEHGCTVEVGVGPYDPEAHVDGLALKAVTLHAARFERDADGWLAQVVFDV, encoded by the coding sequence GTGGCGGAGCGCTTGCACTTGCCTCAACCCTTCGAGGAGCTGGACCACACGGCGGACGCCGGCGTGCTCGTTCACGGCCAGAGCGCCGAGCAGACCCTCGCACGCCTGGTGCTGGCGCTCTCCGCCGTGCTCACCGGAGGTGGAGCCGTATCCGCCGAACGTGATCTGACGGTCCAGGTGGAGAGGGGCGATCGGGCAGCGATGGCGGTGGACGTGCTCCGGGAGCTCTTGTTTCGCTTCGAATGCGAGATGGTCGTGCCCGAGAGCTGCGCGGTGACGCGTTTCGATCCGGAGCATGGCTGCACAGTGGAAGTGGGCGTGGGCCCCTACGACCCCGAGGCTCACGTGGACGGTCTCGCTCTCAAGGCGGTCACCTTGCATGCCGCGCGCTTCGAGCGAGACGCCGACGGCTGGCTCGCGCAGGTCGTGTTCGACGTTTGA
- a CDS encoding RtcB family protein yields MKVPGRVYLAPAQLERVREDKALEQVVNVAHLPGIVGASLAMPDIHWGYGFPIGGVAAVDAEAGAVSPGGVGYDINCGCRVLTTRLSVDEVRPRIQEVVTRLFKAIPTGVGVGNAIERLSHAELREVMARGAGWAIERGFVAGDSDAAHAEEEGCLSGAEPSAVSTRALDRGADQLGTLGSGNHFLEVQHVDEVYDPDAAAAFGLREGAVTVMIHSGSRGLGHQVCDETLHELSRIYASFGADYGALPDRQLACAPIRSDVGQRYLGAMQAAANFAWANRQVMTGLAVQALGRALGIGDGDVGAELLYDVCHNIAKLETHTLDGSEQQLLVHRKGATRAFGPGDPRVPERYRSVGQPVLIPGDMGRYSFVLAGNATAMQETFGSSCHGAGRLLSRKAALRQAKGRRIDRELRERGIEVMSKGLRTLAEEMSEAYKDVADVVDVIHGAGVSRKVARLVPLGVIKG; encoded by the coding sequence ATGAAGGTGCCGGGGCGCGTATATCTCGCGCCCGCCCAGCTGGAACGCGTCCGCGAGGACAAGGCTCTCGAGCAGGTCGTCAACGTGGCACACCTCCCGGGTATCGTCGGCGCCAGCCTGGCCATGCCCGACATCCACTGGGGCTACGGCTTTCCCATCGGCGGCGTTGCCGCCGTGGACGCCGAAGCGGGCGCCGTTTCCCCCGGTGGCGTGGGCTACGACATCAACTGCGGCTGCCGCGTGCTCACGACGCGCCTCTCCGTCGACGAAGTGAGACCGCGCATCCAGGAAGTGGTCACGCGTCTGTTCAAGGCCATCCCCACCGGAGTGGGCGTTGGGAACGCCATCGAGCGCCTGTCCCACGCCGAGCTCCGCGAGGTGATGGCGCGGGGCGCCGGCTGGGCCATCGAGCGAGGTTTCGTCGCCGGTGACAGCGACGCTGCCCATGCAGAAGAAGAGGGTTGTTTGTCCGGCGCGGAACCCAGCGCGGTGAGCACTCGCGCGCTCGATCGCGGCGCGGACCAGCTGGGCACCCTCGGCAGTGGCAACCACTTCCTCGAGGTGCAGCACGTCGACGAAGTGTACGACCCCGATGCGGCCGCGGCCTTCGGCCTACGGGAAGGCGCGGTCACCGTGATGATCCACTCCGGCTCGCGCGGCTTGGGGCACCAGGTCTGCGACGAGACACTGCACGAGCTGTCGCGGATCTACGCGAGCTTCGGCGCGGACTACGGGGCGCTCCCGGATCGGCAGCTCGCCTGCGCCCCGATCCGCTCGGACGTCGGGCAGCGCTACCTCGGCGCCATGCAGGCGGCGGCGAACTTCGCCTGGGCGAACCGCCAGGTGATGACCGGCCTGGCGGTGCAGGCCCTGGGTCGAGCCCTCGGCATTGGCGACGGCGACGTGGGAGCGGAGCTCTTGTACGACGTGTGCCACAACATCGCGAAGCTCGAGACCCACACGCTGGACGGCAGCGAGCAGCAGCTGTTGGTGCATCGCAAGGGCGCCACGCGGGCGTTTGGGCCGGGGGACCCGCGCGTCCCGGAGCGCTATCGCAGCGTTGGTCAGCCCGTGCTGATCCCGGGTGACATGGGGCGCTACTCCTTCGTGCTGGCCGGCAACGCCACCGCCATGCAGGAGACGTTCGGCTCTTCCTGCCACGGCGCCGGACGACTGCTCTCGCGCAAGGCCGCTCTCAGGCAGGCCAAGGGGCGTCGCATCGACCGAGAGCTCCGGGAGCGCGGCATCGAGGTGATGAGCAAGGGACTCCGCACTCTCGCGGAGGAGATGAGCGAAGCCTACAAGGACGTCGCCGACGTCGTGGACGTGATCCACGGCGCGGGCGTGTCGCGCAAGGTCGCGCGCCTGGTGCCTCTCGGCGTGATCAAGGGCTGA
- the fetB gene encoding iron export ABC transporter permease subunit FetB has product MPDRGAIPLGPGQLAIAAALVVIAGGVSVALRLGLEKKLGVAALRTVVQLLLVGYVLEWVFRIEQPVVLAGVLLVMTAAAGRAAVQRSSRSFAGARLGAFFTLVLTGLSTTFTVTAIIVGVRPWYHAQYVIPLLGMVLGNSLTGVSLALDSLLTDLDEHKDRVEMELSLGATRWEAARDPLSQAVRRGMIPILNSMTVVGIVSLPGMMTGQILEGASPLAAVKYQIVVMFMLAASTSLGSMGVALYVFRRLFNDRHQLRAERITRSKG; this is encoded by the coding sequence ATGCCTGACCGCGGCGCCATCCCCCTCGGCCCCGGGCAGCTCGCCATCGCCGCCGCGTTGGTGGTGATCGCCGGTGGAGTGAGCGTTGCGCTGCGCCTGGGCCTGGAGAAGAAGCTCGGCGTCGCCGCCCTGCGCACCGTCGTGCAGCTCTTGCTCGTGGGCTACGTGCTCGAGTGGGTGTTTCGCATCGAGCAGCCGGTAGTCCTCGCCGGCGTGCTCTTGGTGATGACGGCAGCCGCCGGCCGTGCCGCCGTGCAGCGGTCCAGCCGCAGCTTCGCCGGAGCCCGCCTCGGTGCCTTCTTCACGCTGGTGCTCACGGGGCTGTCCACGACCTTCACCGTGACCGCGATCATCGTCGGCGTGCGACCCTGGTATCACGCCCAGTACGTGATCCCGCTGCTCGGGATGGTGCTCGGCAACTCCCTCACCGGGGTGTCCCTGGCCTTGGACTCGCTGCTCACGGATCTCGACGAGCACAAGGATCGCGTGGAGATGGAGCTATCCCTCGGTGCCACGCGTTGGGAAGCGGCTCGCGACCCGCTGTCCCAGGCGGTGCGCCGCGGAATGATCCCGATCCTGAACTCGATGACGGTGGTCGGGATCGTCTCGCTCCCCGGTATGATGACCGGTCAGATCTTGGAAGGCGCGAGCCCGCTAGCGGCCGTGAAGTACCAGATCGTGGTGATGTTCATGCTCGCCGCTTCCACTTCCCTCGGGTCCATGGGCGTGGCGCTCTACGTCTTTCGCCGCCTGTTCAACGACCGACACCAGCTCAGAGCCGAGCGCATCACCCGCAGCAAGGGCTGA
- a CDS encoding ABC transporter ATP-binding protein, translating to MALLELDSVTVSVSSRVLVRDVSLTVDAGELVALVGPSGSGKTELLRTIAGLRDADAGSIRFRGRAQGQEPLPEWRRHVTYVAQRAVLLDGSVEDNLLRPFRYRHVSAESNREELTALAQRLGLGAGILGQAARTLSVGEQQRVGLLRALAIRPEVVLLDEPTSALDADAVSRVEAWLRERAAEGLAAVIVTHDAEQAERLTVRRVQMRDYAEPNA from the coding sequence GTGGCGCTGCTCGAGCTCGACTCCGTCACCGTCTCGGTGAGTAGCCGGGTGCTCGTCCGCGACGTGTCGCTGACCGTCGACGCCGGCGAGCTGGTGGCTCTGGTCGGGCCATCCGGAAGCGGCAAGACGGAGCTCCTGCGCACCATCGCCGGGCTGCGCGACGCGGACGCCGGCAGTATTCGATTCCGCGGACGCGCTCAGGGGCAGGAGCCGCTGCCCGAGTGGCGTCGTCACGTGACCTACGTGGCTCAGCGCGCGGTGCTCCTGGACGGCAGCGTGGAAGACAACCTGCTGCGCCCCTTTCGCTATCGTCACGTATCCGCTGAGTCGAATCGCGAGGAGCTCACGGCTCTCGCCCAGCGCTTGGGCCTTGGCGCCGGCATCCTGGGCCAAGCCGCGCGCACGCTGTCCGTGGGCGAGCAGCAACGCGTCGGGCTGCTCCGTGCCCTCGCGATCCGCCCGGAAGTCGTGCTGCTCGACGAGCCCACCAGCGCTCTCGACGCGGATGCGGTTTCACGGGTGGAGGCGTGGCTTCGCGAGCGAGCCGCGGAAGGACTTGCCGCCGTCATCGTGACCCACGACGCCGAGCAGGCCGAGCGCCTCACCGTTCGTCGCGTCCAAATGCGCGACTACGCGGAGCCCAATGCCTGA
- the thrS gene encoding threonine--tRNA ligase, whose product MLDERDHRQIGKRLQLFHFQEEAPGMVFWHPRGFALYRLLEDAVRRQLVVDGYQEVRTPQLLRRPIWEASGHWQSFPEGMFVLEAEQAALKPVSCPGHVQLFQSAAPSYRDLPVRLAELGLVHRDEPSGTLHGLFRLRQFTQDDGHVFCSPEQVEEEVARFCRSLFRIYAGFGFEDVAVALSLRPDKRAGSDATWDRAEALLARSARRASIEPVEQPGGGAFYGPKLEFSLQDRFGRAWQCGTIQLDFVLPERFDIRYVGSGGDRLRPVMLHRAVYGSVERFLGVLLEHHEGRLPAWLSPEQVVIAPVSAQEQGYAEEILRALPSVRARVDASGDSLARKVARAHEAGVPYFVVVGPREVQSRSLSLRAERRGLSFDEGVVWLEERCRAPF is encoded by the coding sequence ATGCTCGACGAACGTGATCACAGGCAAATAGGTAAACGGCTTCAGCTCTTTCACTTCCAAGAAGAGGCGCCCGGCATGGTGTTCTGGCACCCGCGGGGCTTCGCCCTGTACCGCCTCCTCGAGGACGCGGTGCGTCGGCAGTTGGTGGTGGATGGTTATCAAGAGGTGCGCACGCCGCAGCTCCTGCGTCGGCCGATCTGGGAAGCGAGTGGGCACTGGCAGAGCTTTCCCGAAGGCATGTTCGTGCTCGAAGCCGAACAAGCTGCGCTCAAGCCGGTGAGCTGCCCGGGCCACGTGCAGCTGTTCCAGAGCGCGGCACCCTCGTACCGGGATCTACCGGTCCGACTCGCGGAGCTCGGCTTGGTGCATCGCGACGAGCCCAGTGGAACGCTGCACGGGCTGTTCCGCTTGCGCCAATTCACTCAGGACGACGGGCACGTCTTCTGCTCGCCGGAGCAGGTGGAGGAGGAGGTAGCGCGCTTCTGCCGAAGTCTGTTTCGGATCTACGCGGGCTTCGGCTTCGAGGACGTGGCGGTGGCCCTGTCGCTGCGGCCCGACAAGCGCGCCGGATCCGACGCCACGTGGGATCGGGCGGAGGCGCTGCTCGCCCGGAGCGCCCGGCGCGCGAGCATCGAGCCCGTGGAGCAACCCGGCGGCGGTGCCTTCTATGGCCCGAAGCTCGAGTTTTCACTGCAGGACCGCTTCGGTCGAGCGTGGCAGTGCGGGACGATCCAGCTCGACTTCGTGCTGCCCGAGCGCTTCGACATTCGCTACGTCGGTTCCGGCGGAGACCGTTTGCGTCCCGTGATGCTGCACCGCGCGGTGTACGGCAGCGTGGAGCGGTTCTTGGGCGTGCTGCTCGAGCATCACGAAGGGCGGCTGCCGGCGTGGCTCAGTCCGGAGCAGGTCGTGATCGCTCCGGTGTCCGCCCAGGAGCAGGGCTACGCCGAGGAGATCCTCCGCGCGCTGCCTTCGGTGAGAGCGCGGGTGGACGCCTCCGGCGATTCCCTGGCGCGCAAGGTCGCGCGGGCGCACGAAGCCGGCGTTCCCTACTTCGTCGTGGTGGGACCGCGCGAAGTGCAGAGTCGGTCGCTGTCCTTGCGAGCAGAACGGCGTGGGCTCTCCTTCGATGAAGGCGTCGTGTGGCTGGAGGAGCGATGTCGCGCGCCCTTCTGA
- a CDS encoding enterochelin esterase: protein MEPWSHDYAGRIDELWIESELLKENPLRDPARRPLWVYLPPGYDDSSEQRYPTVYAIQGLTGQLDMWKNRFPLRKHFPELADQLFARQEAPPCIVVYVDCWTKLGGSQFLDSPGTGEYHSYLCNEVVPFVDERYRTLPSAAHRGIMGKSSGGYGAMVTPMLRPDVFGGLATHAGDALFETCYLPAFRDAVRALRDHCDGSFDAFWARQRSSTPLREPWEMNLLNDWCMAACYSADEDGTVRLPYDTVTGRLLPDVWERWLDWDPVRMVARHGPALRGLRAIYIDAGRRDQYFLDLGAEAFRRELEAIGVKDVFFELFDGTHSAIEYRYPLALRYLAERLTPPV from the coding sequence ATGGAACCCTGGTCCCACGACTACGCCGGTCGCATCGACGAGCTTTGGATCGAGAGCGAGCTCTTGAAGGAGAACCCTTTGCGCGACCCGGCGCGGCGCCCGCTGTGGGTCTACCTGCCGCCCGGCTACGACGACTCTTCCGAGCAGCGCTACCCGACGGTGTACGCGATTCAAGGTCTAACCGGACAGCTCGACATGTGGAAGAACCGCTTTCCGCTGCGCAAGCACTTCCCGGAGCTGGCGGACCAGCTCTTTGCGCGGCAAGAAGCACCGCCGTGCATCGTGGTCTACGTGGACTGCTGGACGAAGCTCGGCGGCAGCCAGTTCCTCGATTCCCCCGGCACCGGCGAATACCACAGCTACCTGTGCAACGAGGTCGTTCCCTTCGTGGACGAGCGCTATCGCACGCTTCCCAGCGCGGCCCATCGCGGCATCATGGGCAAGTCCAGCGGCGGATACGGCGCGATGGTGACCCCCATGCTGCGCCCGGACGTGTTCGGCGGCCTCGCGACCCACGCGGGGGACGCATTGTTCGAGACCTGTTACCTGCCGGCGTTCCGTGATGCCGTGCGCGCGCTACGGGACCACTGCGACGGGAGCTTCGATGCCTTCTGGGCACGGCAGCGCTCTTCCACGCCGCTCCGCGAGCCGTGGGAGATGAACCTGCTCAACGACTGGTGCATGGCGGCCTGCTACTCCGCGGACGAAGACGGCACGGTTCGGCTGCCCTACGACACCGTGACGGGTCGCCTGCTGCCAGACGTGTGGGAGCGCTGGCTCGACTGGGATCCAGTGCGCATGGTGGCGCGCCACGGTCCCGCGCTCCGAGGCCTACGCGCCATCTACATCGACGCCGGGCGTCGCGATCAGTACTTCCTGGATTTGGGCGCCGAGGCGTTTCGGCGGGAGCTCGAGGCCATTGGCGTGAAGGACGTGTTCTTCGAGCTGTTCGACGGCACCCACAGCGCCATCGAGTACCGCTACCCGCTGGCCCTCCGCTACCTCGCGGAGCGGCTGACGCCGCCCGTGTGA
- the pilQ gene encoding type IV pilus secretin PilQ, producing the protein MRWTSPRLSSALTLGLALAILTPARAEAAGSASRHATRIQVARTGNTGAAQVTVSFTAAPTFSARLDKQRKRLIIDVPDADIRGAPGAVTKRTGVIGGVLAQTFDTNGSKTTRVLVTLLEDAKYSVRVDGTKLVVAFEPGSLGVLDKKRAVTLETKAPAAETGIARVSDVRFEHQKSRDDVVIELSENVRYRLSKSGKNRARLVIDGASLPEALSRTLDASAFGGSVRAVSSYAPNGSSDQVVIEVETAEAENSIARRGHSLVWSFYEPGALPSSVTGVAADGGVARKTRTVYVEPDFEDIPKVHDGYVEQSGGDEAAAVTPGVLGQTRGRYTGRRVDLDLKDADVHNVLRLLADVGRVNIVTADNVSGNVTIRMRNVPWDQALDVVLQAKGLGMVRQGNMIRVAPLSDLEKEREMAIARRKQEMQLAPIETRLIPVSYASAGDIQDRAKDLLSERGSIAVDERTNVMIVRDVAGNLNQIEELTRSLDTQTPQVLVEARIVEATSRYLRDVGIQWGGDATFSGATGNSTGLVFPNSVGVVGGASDSNTPTGGLSPFTNSVPNPNFAVNLPATVGTGQGGAIGLSFGSIDNTINLAVRLSAAESSGMLRILSSPRILTMDNQQARISQGTLIPFSQISAQGVQTTFQEAKLQLLVKPHVTADGSISMKVKINRDEPDFNQTSPRGDPTILKREAETNLLVMDGHTAVIGGIFTRNTGRNLDQVPFFGDIPLIGLLFQRRRASDTRGELVIFLTPRIVNRAEALGR; encoded by the coding sequence ATGAGGTGGACTTCGCCCCGTCTTTCCAGCGCCCTCACCTTGGGGCTGGCGCTTGCCATCCTGACCCCCGCCCGCGCAGAAGCGGCCGGAAGTGCGTCTCGGCACGCGACACGAATCCAAGTCGCTCGGACCGGGAACACCGGGGCGGCGCAGGTGACCGTGAGCTTCACCGCGGCGCCCACGTTCTCCGCGCGCTTGGACAAGCAACGAAAACGCCTGATCATCGACGTGCCGGATGCGGACATCCGAGGCGCGCCGGGCGCCGTCACCAAGCGCACTGGGGTGATTGGCGGCGTCTTGGCGCAGACCTTCGACACCAATGGGTCGAAGACCACCCGCGTCTTGGTGACGTTGCTGGAGGACGCCAAGTACTCCGTCCGGGTCGACGGGACCAAGCTGGTGGTGGCCTTCGAGCCCGGTTCCCTCGGGGTATTGGACAAGAAGCGGGCCGTGACGCTGGAGACCAAGGCGCCGGCGGCGGAGACCGGGATCGCGCGGGTCTCCGACGTACGGTTCGAGCACCAGAAGAGCCGCGACGACGTCGTCATCGAGCTGTCCGAGAACGTTCGCTACCGGTTGAGCAAGAGCGGGAAGAACCGCGCTCGGCTGGTGATCGACGGCGCCAGTCTGCCGGAAGCCCTGAGCCGCACGCTGGACGCGAGTGCCTTCGGGGGCTCCGTGAGGGCCGTCTCCAGCTATGCCCCCAACGGATCTTCCGACCAGGTGGTGATCGAGGTCGAGACCGCGGAGGCCGAGAACAGCATCGCGCGCCGCGGACACAGTCTGGTGTGGTCGTTCTACGAGCCGGGAGCGCTGCCCTCCAGCGTGACCGGCGTCGCCGCCGACGGTGGCGTCGCGCGCAAGACCCGCACCGTGTACGTCGAGCCGGATTTCGAAGACATCCCCAAGGTGCACGACGGCTACGTGGAGCAGAGCGGCGGCGACGAGGCCGCGGCGGTCACTCCCGGTGTCTTGGGCCAAACCCGCGGCCGCTACACCGGGCGCCGCGTGGATCTGGATCTCAAGGACGCGGACGTCCACAACGTGCTGCGTCTGTTGGCGGACGTGGGGCGCGTGAACATCGTCACCGCCGACAACGTGTCCGGCAACGTCACCATCCGCATGCGCAACGTCCCTTGGGACCAGGCGCTGGACGTGGTGCTGCAGGCCAAGGGGCTCGGCATGGTGCGGCAGGGCAACATGATCCGCGTGGCGCCGCTCTCGGACCTGGAGAAAGAGCGCGAGATGGCCATCGCGCGTCGCAAGCAGGAGATGCAGCTCGCGCCCATCGAGACGCGACTGATTCCCGTGAGCTACGCCAGCGCCGGGGACATCCAGGATCGCGCCAAGGATCTGCTCAGCGAGCGCGGCAGCATCGCCGTGGACGAGCGCACCAACGTGATGATCGTGCGCGACGTCGCCGGCAACCTGAATCAGATCGAAGAGCTCACCCGTTCGCTCGACACGCAGACGCCGCAGGTGCTGGTTGAGGCACGCATCGTGGAGGCCACCAGCCGCTACCTGAGAGACGTCGGTATCCAGTGGGGCGGCGACGCCACCTTCTCCGGCGCCACCGGCAACTCCACGGGCCTGGTGTTCCCGAACTCCGTGGGCGTCGTGGGCGGCGCCAGCGACTCGAACACGCCCACCGGCGGTCTGTCCCCGTTCACCAACTCGGTGCCCAATCCGAACTTCGCGGTCAACCTGCCCGCGACTGTCGGTACCGGACAAGGTGGAGCCATCGGCCTCTCCTTCGGATCCATCGACAACACCATCAACCTGGCGGTGCGCCTGTCAGCCGCCGAGTCGAGCGGCATGCTGCGGATTCTTTCGAGCCCGCGCATCCTGACCATGGACAATCAGCAGGCGCGCATCAGCCAGGGCACCCTGATCCCCTTCTCGCAGATCAGCGCCCAGGGCGTTCAGACGACCTTCCAGGAAGCCAAGCTCCAGCTGCTGGTGAAGCCGCACGTGACCGCGGACGGCAGCATCAGCATGAAGGTCAAGATCAACCGCGACGAGCCCGACTTCAACCAGACCTCGCCGCGAGGCGATCCGACCATCCTCAAGCGGGAAGCGGAGACCAACCTGCTGGTGATGGACGGTCACACGGCAGTGATCGGCGGGATCTTCACGCGCAACACCGGTCGCAACCTGGACCAGGTGCCCTTCTTCGGGGACATCCCGTTGATTGGCCTTTTGTTCCAGCGGCGCCGAGCCAGCGACACTCGTGGCGAGCTCGTGATCTTCCTCACGCCTCGGATCGTGAACCGAGCCGAGGCGCTCGGACGCTGA
- a CDS encoding pilus assembly protein PilP produces MRAPWLALCICGLPLLLSTACAEDIAKPSSGGGSGVVKAQAVDGGATTDGAVAPPKIDFQEAEFAENERSRDPFRSYANTFVEEARGKVKSQREVLLDQYNVDELKLIGIVTGIHPAKAMLVDPTGKGHVVQRGQYIGRPEVVQAGTGTGASYEINWRVDRIRDGDIVLIREDPKNPDVPSATRVIPLRPEGSVVDSE; encoded by the coding sequence ATGAGGGCTCCCTGGTTGGCTCTCTGCATCTGTGGCTTGCCTCTTCTGCTGTCGACCGCGTGCGCCGAGGACATCGCCAAGCCCAGCAGCGGAGGCGGCTCGGGCGTGGTCAAGGCCCAGGCCGTTGATGGTGGCGCCACCACGGACGGCGCCGTCGCGCCCCCCAAGATCGACTTCCAAGAGGCGGAATTCGCAGAAAACGAGCGTAGCCGCGATCCCTTCCGCTCCTATGCCAACACCTTCGTGGAAGAGGCTCGGGGGAAGGTGAAGTCTCAGCGCGAGGTGCTCCTCGACCAGTACAACGTGGACGAGCTGAAGCTCATTGGCATCGTGACCGGCATCCACCCGGCCAAGGCCATGTTGGTGGACCCCACCGGCAAGGGGCACGTCGTTCAGCGCGGTCAGTACATCGGCCGCCCAGAGGTCGTCCAGGCGGGGACCGGGACCGGTGCCTCCTACGAGATCAACTGGCGTGTGGATCGCATCCGCGATGGCGACATCGTGCTCATCCGCGAAGATCCGAAGAATCCTGACGTACCCAGCGCCACTCGGGTCATACCGCTCCGTCCCGAAGGCTCCGTCGTCGACAGCGAGTGA
- the pilO gene encoding type 4a pilus biogenesis protein PilO → MAKESSLARLPFLAKLGIGTGLLVLVGVAYFVVFYGDLASSIKAAQGRERQLRSDLAEARKNEFAYQKDLAELTDRQQRQRELQKILPATTEYPSFLSSLQSVANVSGVTLSAWTPQEEIPEQFYARVPMKLELTGRFHQVAKFFYGVGQLDRIINMENISVTDPKQEGDEVDVKVEVLATAFRALAEGQGKVDKREQRQQQGGPKK, encoded by the coding sequence ATGGCCAAGGAATCCAGCCTCGCGCGCCTGCCTTTCTTGGCGAAGCTCGGCATCGGCACCGGCCTGCTGGTGCTGGTGGGCGTCGCCTACTTCGTCGTGTTCTATGGCGACCTCGCCAGCAGCATCAAGGCGGCGCAGGGACGCGAGCGGCAGCTACGCTCCGACTTGGCGGAGGCCCGCAAGAACGAGTTCGCGTACCAGAAGGACCTGGCGGAGCTCACGGATCGACAGCAGCGCCAGCGTGAGCTGCAGAAGATCTTGCCGGCGACGACCGAGTATCCGTCGTTTTTGAGCTCGTTGCAGTCCGTGGCCAACGTCAGCGGCGTGACGCTCTCTGCCTGGACGCCACAAGAGGAGATCCCGGAGCAGTTCTACGCCCGGGTTCCCATGAAGCTCGAGCTCACCGGTCGCTTTCACCAGGTGGCCAAGTTCTTCTACGGGGTCGGCCAGCTGGATCGCATCATCAACATGGAAAACATCTCCGTCACCGACCCGAAGCAGGAGGGCGACGAGGTCGACGTGAAGGTCGAGGTGCTGGCCACCGCGTTCCGTGCCCTGGCGGAAGGTCAAGGCAAGGTCGACAAACGCGAGCAGCGCCAGCAACAAGGAGGGCCCAAGAAATGA
- a CDS encoding PilN domain-containing protein, whose protein sequence is MIKINLLPQKKRAERSEASQMWLVVVLVLFIFEAGGLFVFHGIKSEELKDQNRKNAELKTQIETSKRAVANHTKIKQELEQLRAREDAIAKLQSARTGPTAVMLELARILTPGRGPSVDPDRLAQIRKENPLAVYNPGWDARRLWLTRFVEQQRKVRLEGVARDGEDVSELARRMNLSSYFFDVRLLPAKTEKDKDSGLEVVRFQLEAQVRY, encoded by the coding sequence GTGATCAAGATCAATCTACTCCCGCAGAAGAAGCGGGCGGAGCGCAGCGAAGCCAGCCAGATGTGGCTGGTGGTGGTGCTGGTGCTGTTCATCTTCGAAGCCGGCGGCCTGTTCGTGTTCCACGGCATCAAGAGCGAGGAGCTCAAGGACCAGAACCGCAAGAACGCGGAGCTCAAGACTCAAATCGAAACGTCCAAGCGTGCCGTGGCGAACCACACGAAGATCAAGCAGGAGCTCGAGCAGCTCCGCGCACGCGAGGACGCCATCGCCAAGCTGCAGAGCGCCCGCACCGGTCCTACCGCCGTGATGCTGGAGCTGGCTCGAATCCTGACTCCCGGACGTGGCCCCAGCGTCGACCCCGATCGCCTGGCCCAGATCCGCAAAGAGAACCCGCTGGCGGTCTACAACCCTGGTTGGGACGCTCGCCGGCTGTGGCTCACCCGCTTCGTGGAGCAGCAGCGCAAGGTGCGGCTCGAGGGTGTGGCCCGGGACGGCGAGGACGTCAGCGAGCTGGCGCGGCGCATGAATCTCTCGAGCTACTTCTTCGACGTGCGTCTCCTGCCCGCCAAGACGGAGAAGGACAAGGACTCGGGACTGGAAGTGGTCCGTTTCCAGCTGGAAGCGCAGGTGAGGTACTGA